aggttaaaaaaattattataaagagatagaatataatataaaaagttAATTTAGAAAAAACATAATTGTTATAGATTTCTACTGAAGTAttgttatataaaaatattgttataaagAGATTGATTTGACTGTATTAGTTGATAAGAAAAACTTTGAGTTTCTTATATATCGATATTAGTTTACATAAACCTGCATTGCACATGATAATATTTTAGAACAAAGAATATTTTTCATTTCTCCCATTGaagatttgaattttatatgaattaatcACAAAGTATAATAGTCTAGATTTcaagttcttttctttttcatttttccatTACAGGAAAAGATCTTTTTCAAATAATCATCCAGATATTTAATTGTTATTAAATTCATAAAAGATATGTTgactattaatattaatattaatatgatTTATAATAAAGGACTAGTTCTTCTACATTGCGTCATATTCACATCGAAGAAATAGATTCGTTCTctactataaaaaaatatataatataatcacGTCTAATACTAGTACTAATCACTAACTCAAACAATGAAAAATCTAATAATAAGTAATATTGAATAAAAGGTGACCAATTAACCAAATAATGCAATTACTTGTTACAAATACGTACATCGTAAATTTTTGAGATAATTATAGTCCAATACCTTTGAATAATCTAGTTTATAAATAAtcagtaaatatatatatttttgatatttaaatttaatatacatatatatacttataatacataattaatgtataaattttgtatatttttgtgATGTTGATAAATAAATTTGGCCAAGCTATACATATCAAGACGTTTTCCTGATTTTTATGTAAGAGAGTAGTAAGTTGGGTACAAAATTAGCCATAAAAAACAGGgtaaattacccttttacacatattcccctaatatatttacttttactcctatatacaccaaaaaatttccaaattccccctttttcctttctctctctaaaccTCACTGATACATTTGCCCTCTTCCTTCATTCTTGCCCTAATTTGCTCTAGTTAATTAGTTACTCTTCAActgttaatcaatttcaaggttccaaaTAAGGTACTGTATCaatctttccttatatggaattttaattcatcctcattcaatctgatttctcctaaaatttgtatattttgatttcttctgaaaatctttgaaaaattttctaaatttttatcatttgctttcttctgtaaatctttctatttttgtttctcataccttcaattatacatatggaatccgttcatggtctcaaacagtccactaaaaatcaacgaattcttgtttctcctagttctgattcgtcttgggaaggttacgacgaagttagatccaaacatcgtaatgatccagcagtgatgaataagctacgtgagaatttgaagtcgaaagctacagttaaacatgcacccaatgAAATAGACaaaaagattgaaggggttacaacacgtcctaatctcccaaaggtatgtgttcaattaagttttttgttttagaatgaaaattttgtgaaggttttaatgattctgtacataatatctttttaaaaggaaatctttttggagattttctatttctgatacatcatgtttaagtgtcagtttctgttgttttaatttttaataattctgatacatatacatttatgtatcagatacataatatctttttcaaatgtattttttttggagattttctatttctgatacatcatgtttaagtgtcaatTTCTGTtgtttaaatttttaatgattctgatacatatacagttatgtatcagatacataatgtctttttcaaatgtatttttttggagattttctatttctgatacatcatgtttaactgtcagtttctgttgttttaatttttaatgactCTGAtgcatatatatttatgtatcagatacataatatctttttcaaatgtaattatttgagatttactatttctgatacattatgtttaagtctcagtttctgttatttcaagtttaataattctgatacatctatatttatgtatcaaatacataatgtctgtttcatatgcaattttttgagaattactatttctgatacatcatctttaagcctcagtatttgttatttcaagttttaatgattctgatacatatacatttatgtatcagatacataatgtttttttcaaatgcaattttttgaagatttactatttctgatacatcatgtgtaagtgtcattttttgatGCTTCAagttaatgattctgatacatatacatttatgtatcagaatataatatataattatttctgatacatcttctgtatgtatcagaatctcatctcatgcatcagatattttaatgcatatggtacatcgtatttatgtataaagttcaagttgtatttaaccattttcatgtcaatgcagggaatgaaatacgtcatcaagaagatcccgtcccacccattgagattcggaacggcatatagggctaattttcttgatgattttgaatcatcaataggtgaagaaggtataaagttatttaggcAATCCATATTTGGTCACTACTTAGATATGCCAAACTGCAACTTTCaagggcaaatcatcaaatgcctcttacttcttgaggtagaccaaaaaaacaaagaagaattgCACATTCGTCATGTGCAGGGTAATATACTGCGATTTACAATAAATGATTTTGCTATCATTACTGGTTTATGATGTACCGGTAATATGAATGACTTCAAGTATTCTGATGATCAAACAAGTAGATTattgtctttatattttcctGGTACCAAAAATGGGGTCAACAAAGCTCGTTTCGTTGAGTGTTTTCTGGTTGGAGGATGGAAAACAAACGAAGATGCTGTTCAGATGGCCATTCTCTATTTCATCcatacttttgttttttctcaactaggtgatgcacctatatcagttgatgattttaagatggTAGAAGATGGTAGTTATGAGCAATATCCATGGGGGAAAATagcatattcaaaattgataaaaggaaTGCGTCAGGAGTTTTCAAATGCCAAACAAATGTATCGTCTAGGCGGCATGCCATACGCTCTGAATGTTTGGATATATGAATGTGCATCTCAAGTTCCCTCTGAAATTGCTGTAAGAGTGGGTAataaaattcccagaattcttaACTGGCGTGTTGTCGCCGTGAATCCAAAATTTGAGACCTTCATGTCTACCATCTTCAGTGAGGTACATGCTTTGAATATTATTCGTTTATGCACTGATTCATTATACATAAAATCtaagatatattatatattcatgaccttgatacagtataatttgattcataaagtagatgtatcagctcatatatttatgtatcaggatataaatgtatcaagatataatgtatctgatacatatactttatataacctttctgatacatataattgTATGTATTAGAAACTCATTTATCAGTATTTACAGCTCATGAAAACTCTAtattatgtatcaaattataatgtatcaagaattacatctcatgatacatctgcatgtatgtatcagataatgTCGTTTTTCTATCAGTTTAGCATGTATGAAGGAttaatgtttctgatacatcatgtttatgtatcagcattaacatgtatcaattattcaaTTGTTTTCTGACaatcaatcaatattttttgcAGTATCCATGCTCCAACATTGTCCAATCTCAACATGAAATGGAATCTATTGTCGTTCATGACAGCCAACAGAAACCTGAAGCTTCAACATCGGCTGCCAAGGTCAATTTCAGAAAACCTCATGAAGTCCCTGGATTTGAGGACTTTTCAACAACACCACCCACAGAATTATTAAAGAGATCCAGGGATGTCGCTGATACATCTTCTCTACCTCCTTCCAAGAGAATGAAGACTTCCCCTGCTAAAAAgccaattcaagtagaaacagCGCACAAGGATTTCATACCACCAAATGAATTAGAAAAGCCTGTTTCTCCTGACAATGAACCAGGGGCGAAGTCACCAAATGAATCAGAAAAGACTGTTTCTCCTGACAATGTACCAGGGGCGAAGTCAGCTGTAGGAGGTGAATCTTTCGATCATTCGgatcaaattattcatatgcaattcaaagcattgaagaagtccataaagaagtctctaaagaGATACGTAAGTTTTTAATTTAAGATGATTCACatacaatatacttttaattaggtgatacattctgatttttcatatacatgtatcaaggtTGACCGGAAGTTCAAGCGTTTGGAGAATAAAATGGATTCAAATCACATTGATCTTTTGAAAGCCATCGACAGTATGGCGAACCGAATGACTGGCACATCATCTCAAGttaaaaaagatgattttgatCAAACATTCCATGTGGTTGAACAACAAGAATCACCTACTGGATTGGAGGTGcacaattttgcaaataaatctgacccatcccaaaaaaatgacaaatctaatgtccaggaagatattaaggtacatacatcatgtaatatttgatatttatgcttttaaacttTTGGATACTTTTCATTGTCATGTATCaaatgtaaatgttattatgttttcagaGACCTGAATCATCCACCATGATAAATCAGGTGGACAATATATCAGAACAAAGCATTTCAGCAGATGTTCCTGAATTATTTGATCAACAAGtttattctgatacattaaaggtaatgtatcagaaacaaattgatgaactatttgattatatatatatattttgtataagctcaacctctttaaatatatatatatctagatatttagtacatatatatcataagtaaatgttattatgtttccaGGAAGATGAACCATCCGTCAAGATACAAAATGTGGATGATGTATCACAACATAACATTGTATCAAATGATGTATGATATCTGcacaatttttattaattaattgattttttaagaTAATGTATTATATCCACAGttttttattaagtaattgTTTTTTTAACATTTGTAGGAATCGAAAACATTAAATTTTACACCGCAATTGAAGGATGTATCAGCACACCAAATGGAACCACAAAGAGCAGATACTGATCAGCTTATtgctgattctgatacattacaagtaatgtatcagatacattactGAGATAAAGTCAACATTATTAAGTTTTTTAATGACGTTATACATTACGTGTAGAACactagaaagaaagatggaagagTAGTCGATGTTAAAACTGACAAAGTAGAAGAGCAAGTTGAggagattgaaaaagaaaaaatcaaaccaagcaCATCAGAATCCAATACTTCAGCACCATTTTCGACCGAAACTCTGGATGTGATAGATGCTCTAATATACGGACTTCCATTACCAGCCATGCCATTGACAGCTGTTAGTCATGAGCAAGTTCAGGATGAATGTCTATTACGCGATAACCAGCTACCAACCACTCTTCCATCAAAAGCTAATGTATTGTCTGACGATGCAAAGACACCATTTCGAAGAAGCAGGATTCCTTCGAAGATCTTACAGTCGCCGTATCTTTCAAACTTTGGGTCGAGTGAAAAGGGAAAGGAAAATTTATCAGCTGTTATGCATCAGACATAcccttttgaaggttttggTATATGCTATCATCCCTCATCTGAGCTTGTCACAGACTACTCTCAATGGATAGATAAAGGACTTCTAAAATCACATGGCAACAAGTAAGTATGATATATTCAACTTATACCCATACAAGTcgtgtattatatttgttatgttattaaacTACAAGCTTCCATTCAGGAATTCGAAGAAGGATCATTACAGATCTAAGTGCTCTTTATTCGGCTTTAAAAAATGGACTTTGTTGTGGCATTTCCTAAAGATAAGAACTGGTTCTACCTAATGTCACAGCCGAACAGATGCTGGAACGATGaggtaaaaatttcatcataaataatatgatacaacTCATACTAACTACCTGATACATACATactaatgtatctgatacatagatAGATAAATGTATCTGATACCTACATAATCTGATACATGATGCTAGTTGttatataactaatactttcttaaaatgtgcagcacatcgatgtaatattttactaccttcGGAAGAAATCGAAGATGCAGTTGAGCAATCAGTATCGATACACAACGACAAActgcattttcaaaaattacatCAAATATGCACACACACACTACTATCACCTTCCACCTAACATTTCGACACAAGAAGATATGGCAAGGGCCACTATTACAGCTCATCAAGAGAGATCCgtgaagaacataataagaggtttCTCAATACCAGCCGGTTTGCCCTGACATTTGGTAGATGAGCTATACATTCCAGTAAACTGCGACAGggattttcattgggttcttGCGGTAGTTGTGTTGAAAGAGAGGTTGATACGTGTGTATGATTCATCGACTAGACGAAGAAGTAGCAACCCTTCCCAAGAGATCCAAAAGATAGCAGCAATGCTACCAACATACCTGCAAGACAGTGGTTTCTTTGACAACAACAAACGTACTGATTGGTCGTCtcttgattcatacaaggacaaatcaaCCGATAACATGCTTGAACCACATCACCCATTTGCAGTTGAGTATGTTGAAGGAATTGCGCAACAGGGAAGTGACagcttgtgagtattaacaTCGGCTATGTATACCTAAATCATTCATatgtcaattttaatttttttaaattcgtGTATTCCTTTCTTTGCAGGGATTGTAGAGTTTTCCTGGCCATGtttgctgaatatcttagtgatggaatttctattcTAAATACCGGACTAAACGCTGAATTCTTCCATTCAAGATATGCCACACTCTTATGAAGATATGATTGTCagaaggccatggatggttatgttagcgataacgacgatccaaaaaaaCCTAGGAGAGACATCTCTCCAAACCAAGGAGAACTGATTAATGTCTAATAGTTTTTTTTGATAGTAGACATTTTAGGTGATTCTGATTCTTtcaatgtatctgatacataaaatgtaatgtatcagattttatatgttttaatatttccatacatcagatttactatgtttttctctggtgtcaaaatggaatataaaatcaaagtttatgttttatattctactgtatcaaacttgtatcgagtataatattcataagtgtcacattttttgaattctgatacatgaatcaagttttatttattatgatacatcatgcacatgtatcagattctcatttctcaatatttaatgattccgatacattaattttttgcataaaaattCTATGTCTCAAGATTTAACGTATATGATACATCTTGCTTAGGTATCAGATTCGCATTTATCAAGATTTACTGCATATGAtaatctacaacctatatcaaataAGATCTTATGTATCACCCACAACTCTTGTGTAATTATGGTTGTCAAAAAGACAAGAATATTTATGTTTGGAAAAATAACGATCCAAAAAATAAACCATGTAAGATTTCATTAATCCAAGTCAAGGCAAACCGATGGACGtcctgtattttattttaaaaaaaattgtagcaATAAAATGTTCTAATCTTGATACATATCAactgaaaaaagatttttatatttatgtcacgtgtcaaactcaaatataaaatataataatagatgTTATTATATGATTCAAATAGAATGTATACCGAGATACCACAAACATCATATCTATTTaggaatgaaattacaagtctttctgTTGTGGCCTTCGTGGCCACAACGTCCACAAGAATTTATGCTACTTGTATCTTCTCACTAGCGaacttttttctccctttctttggtcttcttGGCATCCTTTTGTATATTGGCGGTAAGACAAATTATTCCAAAATTTCCTTCGGATCAGTCCagtctttcttatctggcattggaaccattggtaattcataagtatttgccaaCGCCTCTGGTTTGTAGTAATCAGAACAATATGGGTGCAGGTCagtaatgttcttgctcttTAACACTACAATTGCAtgtggacatggtatctcgtctagttgaaaTCTACCACAAgtgcatgtttttctctctagacacacaatgtatcttatacctaaTTCGTAAACAGAATAAAGATACTCTGATAAAGCAACAACCTGCaggaattatatttcaaatatatgtatcaATACTGCTTCCTCACACACACaactatgtatcagaactgatgtaaaAGGGTAATAATTATCATAGGATATATATATCAGATGAATCAACAGCCAGCAAGAAATatatttcacatatatgtatcagaaagtatgtatcaattacagaaatgatgtatcagaactgatgtatcagtatgtactttaaacatgttatgtttatatgtgtcagtacttatgtatcaactacacatttgatgtatccgaattgatatatcagtgtataatgAGCACAGGCTATACCTGAATGACGAAGCAACAAACtgatataaataaacttcacatatatctattagtacTTATGAATCATCTACACAACTAATGTATctacactgatgtatcagtatatatttagAACATGTTATGCATAACTGATTAATCATCAACCTGAAGGAAAATAATctttacatatatgtatcagaacttatgtatcaaatgtagaacttatgtatcataattgaagtttcattatttaattagcacatgttatacataa
This Solanum dulcamara chromosome 1, daSolDulc1.2, whole genome shotgun sequence DNA region includes the following protein-coding sequences:
- the LOC129891278 gene encoding uncharacterized protein LOC129891278, whose amino-acid sequence is MVEDGSYEQYPWGKIAYSKLIKGMRQEFSNAKQMYRLGGMPYALNVWIYECASQVPSEIAVRVGNKIPRILNWRVVAVNPKFETFMSTIFSEYPCSNIVQSQHEMESIVVHDSQQKPEASTSAAKVNFRKPHEVPGFEDFSTTPPTELLKRSRDVADTSSLPPSKRMKTSPAKKPIQVETAHKDFIPPNELEKPVSPDNEPGAKSPNESEKTVSPDNVPGAKSAVDRKFKRLENKMDSNHIDLLKAIDSMANRMTGTSSQVKKDDFDQTFHVVEQQESPTGLERPESSTMINQVDNISEQSISADVPELFDQQVYSDTLKEDEPSVKIQNVDDVSQHNIVSNDESKTLNFTPQLKDVSAHQMEPQRADTDQLIADSDTLQNTRKKDGRVVDVKTDKVEEQVEEIEKEKIKPSTSESNTSAPFSTETLDVIDALIYGLPLPAMPLTAVSHEQVQDECLLRDNQLPTTLPSKANVLSDDAKTPFRRSRIPSKILQSPYLSNFGSSEKGKENLSAVMHQTYPFEGFGICYHPSSELVTDYSQWIDKGLLKSHGNK